One genomic window of Caballeronia sp. SBC1 includes the following:
- a CDS encoding PRC-barrel domain-containing protein: MKVWQNVTRATLLATLIGTASITAQAQVAGTQPLTVTVQQSQALLQGWSAKKSILGKAVYNDKNEKIGSILDLVISPDTTVSAAIISTGGFLGVATHDVAVPIGSLDIRNGNFYLAGATKQALKDTPEFQYSKVQAPPKPRKIQAQ, translated from the coding sequence ATGAAAGTTTGGCAGAACGTGACGCGTGCAACCCTGCTTGCAACCCTGATTGGCACGGCAAGTATCACAGCGCAAGCACAAGTGGCCGGCACCCAGCCGCTGACTGTCACGGTCCAACAGTCGCAAGCATTGCTGCAAGGTTGGAGCGCTAAAAAGAGCATCCTCGGGAAAGCGGTCTACAACGACAAGAACGAGAAGATTGGCTCTATCCTCGACTTGGTGATTTCACCGGATACGACGGTATCGGCGGCCATCATCTCCACTGGCGGCTTCCTTGGCGTCGCGACGCATGATGTCGCCGTACCCATTGGCTCGCTCGACATACGCAACGGAAACTTCTATCTGGCGGGTGCAACGAAGCAAGCGCTGAAGGACACGCCAGAGTTTCAGTACAGCAAAGTGCAGGCGCCCCCGAAGCCGCGAAAGATTCAAGCCCAGTAA
- a CDS encoding methyltransferase yields MHATTPLQAQATKPEAAARLLELIQMRLISEAIHVVAALGIADLLADESRSIEQLAQAAGASAPSLGRTMRALSSFGVFSEETPGRFALGPVGELLRHDTVGSLHSAALFFGGADGASVVELFEHCVRTGESASQKLSGASNCFDWLLSNPERTKHFNATMTAFSALHMSGVLEAYDFSSATEIVDVGGGHGRIIADTLTRNPGMHGILFDLPHALAGGQSTIAQAGLEDRCEVMSGDFFVSVPAGGDTYLLSRVIHDWDNERATAILTIVRRAIAANGKLVLLEAMLRPAARTVYPQLSDLNMLLMTGGCERTEEEYSALYRAAGFELTRTVETISPTGTTVIEGKPI; encoded by the coding sequence ATGCATGCCACTACTCCATTACAAGCACAAGCAACCAAACCAGAGGCGGCCGCCCGACTGCTTGAGCTAATCCAGATGCGGCTCATTTCAGAGGCAATTCACGTTGTGGCGGCACTGGGAATTGCCGATTTACTCGCCGATGAGTCCAGGAGCATCGAACAACTGGCTCAAGCGGCCGGCGCCAGCGCGCCTTCCCTTGGGCGCACGATGCGAGCACTGTCGAGCTTTGGCGTCTTTTCAGAAGAGACGCCAGGCCGCTTCGCTTTGGGACCCGTGGGTGAGCTGCTCAGGCATGACACAGTGGGGTCTTTGCACTCCGCGGCTCTGTTCTTCGGCGGCGCAGACGGAGCGAGCGTCGTGGAGCTTTTCGAACACTGCGTCAGGACGGGTGAAAGCGCGAGCCAGAAACTCTCTGGCGCCTCCAACTGTTTCGATTGGCTCCTCAGCAACCCCGAGCGGACGAAACACTTCAACGCCACCATGACCGCGTTCTCGGCCCTTCATATGAGCGGGGTGCTGGAAGCGTATGACTTTTCTTCAGCTACAGAAATCGTCGATGTGGGTGGAGGGCATGGAAGAATCATTGCTGACACCCTGACGCGGAATCCGGGCATGCACGGCATATTGTTCGATCTGCCTCACGCGTTGGCGGGTGGTCAAAGCACGATTGCGCAAGCTGGATTGGAAGACCGCTGCGAGGTCATGTCGGGCGATTTCTTTGTCTCCGTTCCGGCCGGCGGGGATACCTATCTTCTTTCCCGGGTAATCCACGATTGGGACAACGAAAGGGCAACCGCAATCCTTACGATCGTCCGCCGGGCTATTGCCGCCAACGGCAAATTGGTCTTGTTGGAAGCCATGCTGCGTCCGGCCGCGAGGACCGTCTATCCCCAACTCTCCGACCTGAACATGCTCCTTATGACAGGAGGTTGCGAGCGCACCGAGGAGGAATATAGCGCGCTTTACCGCGCTGCCGGGTTCGAGCTGACACGAACGGTCGAAACAATTTCACCTACCGGTACGACCGTGATCGAGGGCAAGCCGATCTAG
- a CDS encoding short-chain fatty acid transporter, producing the protein MNTRDKPLAPVNQSDRPRGVVAGLVYVFERVMPDPFVLSIGLTFFVSVIAVAFAPHGSVPVVLASWYSGTFNILGFALQMILILATGYAIADAPIVQRGLRALAAKVQTPTRAALIVFPIVAVAAWLNWGLGLVVGALLSREIARRVKVDFAWLVAGSYSAWSVCNSGLSSSIALSQASHGNALNLVEKATGQVVPLSETVFAPFVFIPTVLVVVVMTAIFIWMHPKQEQVVAFIDTQSGDNTSGAASEADPHARVASSGTSGASLSFAARAENSPLGTVFLLALGVGYLAMTWHTKGFELDINTTILIFLLAGLALQRTPIAYADAIRRAARQTGSMLLQYPVYGGIMGIMTGTGLASMIAKSFVAIATPATLPVLSYLSSLIITLLIPSAGGHWAVQGPFVLPAALSLHASVPRTAMGVAMAENVSNMLQPFWAVPVVAIAGIRIQRVMGYTAVTFVVSLVIYAAALWLIP; encoded by the coding sequence ATGAACACCAGAGACAAGCCTTTAGCCCCTGTGAATCAATCCGATCGTCCGCGAGGCGTTGTAGCTGGTCTGGTCTATGTGTTCGAGCGGGTCATGCCGGATCCGTTTGTCCTTTCAATTGGTCTGACGTTCTTTGTCAGCGTGATCGCCGTCGCTTTCGCGCCGCATGGCTCGGTGCCGGTCGTGCTCGCGTCGTGGTACTCGGGCACGTTCAACATCCTCGGTTTCGCGTTGCAGATGATCCTGATTCTCGCAACCGGATATGCCATTGCCGACGCGCCCATCGTTCAGCGAGGCTTGCGTGCCCTGGCCGCGAAGGTACAGACGCCGACTCGCGCCGCGCTGATTGTATTTCCAATCGTGGCGGTTGCAGCGTGGCTCAACTGGGGGCTCGGCCTGGTTGTGGGCGCCTTGCTGTCGCGTGAAATCGCGCGGCGGGTGAAGGTGGATTTCGCGTGGCTCGTCGCGGGCAGCTACTCTGCCTGGTCGGTTTGCAATAGCGGCTTATCGAGTTCGATAGCGTTGTCCCAGGCGTCTCACGGTAATGCGTTAAATCTGGTGGAGAAAGCCACAGGGCAGGTGGTGCCCTTGAGCGAGACGGTTTTTGCGCCGTTTGTCTTCATCCCGACGGTGCTGGTGGTCGTCGTCATGACGGCGATTTTTATCTGGATGCATCCGAAGCAGGAGCAGGTCGTTGCGTTCATCGATACGCAAAGCGGTGACAACACGTCAGGCGCCGCAAGCGAGGCCGATCCACACGCGCGCGTGGCGTCGTCGGGGACATCGGGGGCGTCGTTGTCATTTGCTGCTCGTGCCGAAAATTCGCCGCTCGGCACAGTATTCCTGTTAGCGCTAGGCGTGGGTTACCTCGCGATGACGTGGCATACCAAGGGCTTCGAACTCGATATCAACACGACGATTCTCATCTTCCTGCTCGCGGGCCTGGCCTTGCAACGCACGCCGATCGCCTATGCCGACGCCATCCGTCGCGCCGCCCGGCAGACCGGTTCGATGCTTCTGCAATACCCGGTCTACGGCGGCATCATGGGGATCATGACGGGCACGGGCCTGGCGTCGATGATCGCCAAGAGCTTCGTGGCAATCGCCACGCCGGCAACGTTGCCGGTATTGAGTTATTTGAGCTCGCTGATTATCACGTTGCTGATTCCGAGCGCGGGCGGTCACTGGGCCGTGCAGGGGCCATTCGTCTTGCCCGCTGCGCTCAGTCTGCATGCATCGGTTCCGCGCACGGCAATGGGTGTTGCCATGGCAGAAAACGTCTCGAACATGCTGCAGCCGTTCTGGGCGGTCCCGGTTGTTGCGATCGCCGGGATACGGATCCAGCGCGTGATGGGGTACACGGCCGTGACTTTCGTCGTGTCGCTGGTGATTTACGCGGCCGCGCTTTGGCTGATTCCGTGA